The Rhododendron vialii isolate Sample 1 chromosome 5a, ASM3025357v1 genome contains a region encoding:
- the LOC131325261 gene encoding serine/threonine-protein kinase WNK1-like isoform X2, which translates to MIDEEKSNATDTRMEVHRAGHRCVHICVGFWTPEFMAPEVYAEEYNELVDIYSFGMCILEMVTFEYPYSECTHPAQIYKKVTSGKKPDALYKVKDPEVREFVEKCLATVSLRLSARELLNDPFLQNDDCEFGLRPIDCQREADCIDRQPYLELDCVGKTYSNSSFIGYLNGIPFEGQIGWEHHSTEIEQSGIELFEYNDEEHEDHHAHLDITIKGKRREDDNIFLRLRISDTEGHIRNIYFPFDIESDTALSVATEMVAELDITDQDVTKIADMIDGEIGSLVPDWKPGPGIEETPKFANSLFCRNCASNLQILQCSGNGCAGMHGRFEEIWDRHESLEFSSLGSRESHSEEQNENSDQPTAKEEREREMDHNVASSGTNSFKSLPSSDSFTAIPSLSHGLSEDYEHEIQQELRWLKAKYQIELRKLRDKHLGLVPKPRKLRDKHLGLVPKPPRLHSSSGVSKLKILNGISSSSDLNHLQDKIIAKSSSIDKHCGSNLNGLVENCFHNEDDSIVAANRLYTGSLIPNTLHRTTSLPVDAIDL; encoded by the exons AATGCTACAGACACACGGATGGAGGTGCACAGAGCCGGACACAGATGCGTCCATATCTGTGTTGGCTTCT GGACACCAGAGTTCATGGCTCCAGAAGTATATGCAGAGGAGTACAATGAATTGGTTGACATTTATTCATTTGGAATGTGCATATTGGAAATGGTCACCTTTGAATATCCATATAGTGAATGCACTCATCCTGCTCAGATCTACAAGAAAGTTACTTCT GGGAAAAAACCAGATGCCTTGTACAAAGTGAAGGATCCAGAGGTAAGGGAATTTGTTGAGAAATGCTTGGCGACTGTATCACTTAGGCTTTCTGCAAGGGAGCTTTTGAACGATCCTTTTCTCCAAAATGATGATTGTGAATTCGGTTTAAGACCGATAGATTGCCAACGAGAAGCAGATTGCATAGACCGGCAGCCATATCTCGAACTGGATTGCGTTGGAAAAACATATAGTAACAGCTCCTTCATTGGATACTTAAATGGTATACCATTTGAAGGCCAAATTGGATGGGAGCACCATTCAACTGAGATCGAACAAAGTGGGATCGAACTATTTGAGTACAACGATGAAGAACACGAGGATCATCATGCCCATCTTGACATAACCATCAAagggaagaggagagaggatgATAACATCTTTTTAAGACTACGAATTTCGGACACAGAAG GGCACATCCGAAACATCTATTTCCCGTTCGATATTGAGAGTGATACAGCACTAAGCGTTGCAACCGAAATGGTTGCAGAGCTGGATATAACCGATCAAGACGTGACTAAAATAGCCGATATGATTGACGGGGAGATTGGTTCGTTGGTACCTGATTGGAAACCGGGGCCAGGAATCGAAGAAACCCCTAAATTTGCAAATTCACTTTTCTGCCGCAATTGTGCCTCCAACCTGCAAATTTTGCAATGTTCTGGAAATGGATGCGCAGGTATGCATGGCCGGTTTGAAGAAATCTGGGATCGCCACGAAAGCCTGGAGTTCAGTTCATTGGGATCCCGAGAGAGCCATTCGGAAGAACAAAACGAAAACTCGGACCAACCAACTGCcaaggaggagagggagagagaaatggacCACAATGTTGCATCTAGTGGAACAAATTCTTTCAAATCGTTACCAAGTTCCGATTCTTTTACCGCGATTCCATCATTATCCCATGGCCTTTCGGAGGATTATGAGCACGAAATTCAGCAGGAGTTAAGATGGCTTAAGGCAAAGTACCAGATTGAACTGAGAAAACTCAGAGATAAGCACTTAGGACTTGTACCAAAGCCCCGAAAACTCAGAGATAAGCACTTAGGACTTGTACCAAAGCCCCCGAGGCTTCATTCAAGTTCAGGTGTTTCCAAACTCAAAATCCTTAATGGGATTTCATCTTCTTCGGATTTGAACCATTTACAAGACAAGATAATTGCGAAATCTTCTTCCATTGACAAACATTGTGGTTCAAATTTGAACGGGCTGGTAGAGAATTGCTTTCACAATGAAGACGATTCTATTGTTGCTGCCAATAGATTGTACACAGGATCGTTGATTCCCAATACTCTTCACAGGACAACTTCTTTACCAGTTGATGCTATTGATTTATAA